One genomic region from Chthonomonas calidirosea T49 encodes:
- a CDS encoding type II secretion system protein, whose amino-acid sequence MNSRSNAFTLIELLVVIAIIAIFAAILFPVFAQAREKAREISCLSNARELGMAIAMFTQDHDEYLPKAFFNDQADVGEPWGNPWNTGWDEVILPYIKNKQVFQCPSDSYSLPRTMHDYDPNTNPNEVIPGSYRYNISNLPNGPWTAMKLAALDQPTSCILIAESVPGVDGWEWNQLSTWEDIHGRVCIDFTNNAGFDRHSRISGRGPNTWTSESAEVLPKDQRNRAMSNYVFADGHAKALTWSATWQPIGPDVNVNGTMLTPTMWRQNFSGWQDQCNYQAGQNR is encoded by the coding sequence ATGAACTCTAGATCGAATGCATTTACCTTAATTGAGTTGCTTGTCGTTATAGCAATAATCGCTATATTTGCAGCGATTCTGTTCCCTGTCTTCGCGCAAGCGCGTGAGAAGGCAAGAGAGATCTCGTGTCTTAGCAACGCAAGAGAGCTTGGAATGGCCATTGCCATGTTTACCCAGGATCATGATGAGTACCTTCCTAAAGCCTTCTTCAACGATCAGGCGGATGTTGGGGAACCTTGGGGCAATCCATGGAACACTGGTTGGGATGAAGTTATTCTGCCCTATATCAAGAACAAGCAGGTATTCCAGTGCCCCTCCGATTCGTATAGCCTGCCGCGAACAATGCACGATTACGACCCAAACACAAATCCCAACGAGGTCATTCCAGGGTCCTATCGGTATAACATCAGCAACTTGCCCAACGGCCCTTGGACGGCGATGAAGCTTGCCGCCCTCGATCAACCGACAAGTTGCATTCTCATCGCAGAGAGTGTTCCTGGTGTTGATGGATGGGAGTGGAACCAACTCTCCACTTGGGAAGACATTCACGGTCGCGTGTGCATAGACTTTACGAATAATGCCGGTTTTGACCGCCATTCACGCATCAGCGGACGCGGCCCCAACACATGGACATCGGAATCGGCTGAAGTGCTTCCAAAGGATCAAAGAAACCGAGCGATGTCAAACTATGTCTTCGCAGACGGCCACGCCAAAGCGCTTACCTGGTCGGCCACATGGCAGCCCATCGGACCCGACGTGAATGTGAATGGTACCATGCTCACTCCCACCATGTGGCGCCAGAACTTTAGCGGTTGGCAAGATCAGTGCAACTATCAAGCAGGTCAGAATCGCTAG
- a CDS encoding LacI family DNA-binding transcriptional regulator, which translates to MVSQQPTLREIAKRANVHYTTAACVLNGTRGNTRVSEQTRKRVLTAAKELGYTVNRAAQQLRTRKSHVVGLLVGGVENPFFARMVALCSAALERRGYEIILTTRRSDEPNDLHLLDALLSRRPDGVLLWCETSTQVRERVQQPDMANAVVIGYGVPGRDSVAAVLQTGLHSALEYLVAHGRHRIAYLAPKHSVAREGDVRSTYYTEFMKTIGQEPTIYTFCGTAFDVDVAYARVQQIVSQPDRPDALLCFNDMTALGALAGLRHRGISIPHEIAIVGCNDLPLSALFDPPLTTIRYPLDQICDLAVQMLVERIQASQAGEWLAPRHVEIPTELVLRASA; encoded by the coding sequence ATGGTATCACAACAGCCTACTCTGCGTGAAATAGCGAAACGAGCCAACGTCCACTACACGACGGCCGCCTGTGTGCTGAACGGCACGCGCGGAAATACACGCGTGTCAGAACAGACCCGTAAGCGCGTGCTTACTGCTGCCAAAGAGCTGGGCTATACGGTAAACCGTGCAGCACAACAGCTCCGTACACGCAAAAGCCACGTTGTAGGTCTCCTCGTCGGCGGTGTAGAAAACCCCTTTTTCGCCAGAATGGTGGCGCTCTGCTCTGCTGCCCTTGAACGACGCGGGTACGAAATCATTCTGACCACTCGACGCTCCGATGAACCAAACGACCTACATCTGCTGGACGCCTTGCTTTCGAGACGTCCAGATGGGGTACTTCTATGGTGCGAAACCTCTACTCAGGTTCGTGAAAGGGTACAGCAGCCAGATATGGCGAATGCGGTGGTCATTGGTTATGGTGTTCCTGGACGAGATAGTGTGGCTGCTGTGCTACAAACAGGGCTACACAGTGCGCTCGAATATCTCGTTGCACACGGGCGGCATCGTATTGCCTATCTCGCACCAAAGCATTCCGTCGCTCGTGAGGGAGATGTACGCTCGACATACTACACTGAGTTTATGAAAACCATAGGACAGGAACCTACCATCTACACATTCTGCGGAACGGCTTTCGATGTTGATGTCGCCTATGCTCGTGTACAACAAATAGTATCTCAACCGGATCGTCCGGATGCACTTCTCTGTTTTAATGATATGACCGCACTAGGTGCTTTGGCGGGCTTGCGACATAGAGGGATCAGTATCCCCCACGAGATCGCCATCGTTGGGTGCAATGACCTGCCACTTTCTGCTCTATTCGATCCACCGCTCACCACCATCCGCTATCCCCTTGATCAAATCTGCGATTTGGCTGTGCAGATGTTGGTAGAGCGCATCCAAGCGAGTCAGGCAGGGGAGTGGCTCGCCCCACGTCATGTGGAGATACCGACAGAGCTCGTCTTGCGCGCATCGGCCTAA
- the rpe gene encoding ribulose-phosphate 3-epimerase, producing MKNAKNVQAPLEPRPKSSNPTSLSLALGVKTDPIEYRYSFQWLFRLLQEEDIHLVQLGTFFELYHLPDDAFLQLRAEAEAHGVCIRSLFTAHRELGGFFRKEAGYEQVARRCYERLIEVGALLGALSVGSNPGAVMRDEIDFKPDGLARYIRHMKELMHYAYEKGVRWLTIEPMSCLAEPPATPEEIRYLAEELNAYHAAHLSSTARVGYCVDIAHAYIDKKGALCYTPQALFEAALPALYEIHLKNTDASFAATFGFSEEERLRGVIEIATFRDLLYQHAHHLPVSEVVGYLEISGPKRGRDYTDPLLESQLRSSLRYLKKHFTARPSEAVLSPTPSRTVRVAPSMMCADQAHLADEVRELEMLGVDWLHMDIMDTHFVPNMPLGLTTVEHLRSLTRLPFDVHLMVEHNELFIERLAKIGVQSISVHAESTRHLDRVLSLIRAHGIQAGVALNPATPLSALEYVRELIDFVLIMTVNPGFAGQLLTASAIRKIEDCRRWLDERGLSQLPIQVDGNVSFTNIARMVAAGADILVVGSSSLFASERPRLENMRRIEQAIEEGMRLRQERSRKP from the coding sequence ATGAAAAACGCCAAAAACGTTCAGGCGCCGCTTGAACCGCGCCCAAAGTCCTCCAACCCTACTTCTCTCTCCCTAGCCTTAGGAGTAAAAACCGATCCGATAGAGTATCGGTACTCTTTTCAATGGCTCTTTCGCCTCCTGCAAGAGGAGGATATCCACCTCGTACAGCTTGGTACCTTTTTCGAACTTTATCACTTGCCGGATGATGCTTTTCTCCAACTGCGCGCCGAAGCGGAGGCACATGGCGTTTGTATCCGCAGCCTTTTTACCGCACATCGAGAACTCGGCGGCTTCTTTCGGAAGGAGGCAGGGTATGAGCAGGTTGCAAGGCGTTGTTATGAACGACTCATCGAGGTAGGTGCCCTGCTCGGTGCCTTGTCTGTGGGCTCCAACCCTGGCGCCGTTATGCGAGATGAGATTGACTTCAAGCCTGATGGTCTCGCTCGTTATATACGCCATATGAAGGAGCTTATGCACTACGCCTATGAAAAGGGAGTGCGCTGGCTTACCATTGAGCCGATGTCGTGTCTTGCCGAGCCACCCGCGACGCCGGAAGAGATTCGTTATCTCGCTGAGGAGCTCAACGCCTACCATGCTGCCCATCTTTCCAGCACGGCCCGGGTAGGCTATTGTGTGGACATCGCCCATGCTTACATAGACAAGAAAGGCGCTTTGTGCTATACGCCGCAGGCTCTCTTCGAGGCCGCCCTGCCAGCCCTCTACGAGATCCACCTTAAAAACACCGATGCCAGCTTCGCCGCAACCTTCGGGTTCTCGGAGGAGGAACGTCTTCGTGGCGTGATCGAGATCGCTACCTTTCGCGATCTGCTCTATCAGCATGCGCATCATCTTCCCGTCTCCGAGGTGGTAGGCTACCTCGAGATCAGCGGGCCTAAACGCGGACGAGACTATACCGACCCACTTCTGGAATCCCAGCTGCGTAGCTCGCTACGCTATCTCAAGAAACACTTCACCGCCCGTCCTTCAGAGGCCGTCCTTTCGCCGACACCTTCGCGAACCGTGCGCGTTGCGCCCTCCATGATGTGTGCTGACCAGGCCCATCTTGCCGATGAGGTGCGCGAACTGGAGATGCTGGGTGTAGACTGGCTCCATATGGATATTATGGACACCCATTTTGTGCCCAACATGCCCCTTGGTCTCACCACGGTAGAGCATTTGCGCTCTTTAACCCGTCTTCCCTTTGATGTCCATCTCATGGTGGAGCATAACGAGCTCTTTATCGAGCGATTGGCAAAGATAGGGGTTCAATCCATCTCCGTACATGCCGAGTCCACACGGCATCTCGATCGGGTGCTTAGTCTCATTCGCGCCCACGGAATTCAGGCCGGTGTGGCGTTAAACCCGGCAACCCCGCTCTCCGCCCTCGAATACGTGCGAGAGCTGATAGATTTTGTGCTTATCATGACGGTGAACCCAGGTTTTGCTGGGCAGCTGCTGACCGCCTCGGCCATCCGCAAGATAGAGGATTGTCGCCGCTGGCTCGATGAGAGAGGTTTGTCGCAACTGCCGATTCAAGTGGATGGCAATGTAAGTTTTACCAACATTGCTCGCATGGTGGCTGCAGGCGCCGATATCCTCGTTGTCGGTTCTAGCAGCCTCTTTGCTTCGGAACGGCCACGTCTAGAAAATATGCGTCGAATTGAACAGGCCATTGAGGAAGGGATGAGACTACGCCAAGAGAGATCGCGAAAGCCATGA
- a CDS encoding galactitol-1-phosphate 5-dehydrogenase: MTTMHALVLHQVGDVRYEPIPCPEPGPGQVRIRVGYCGVCGSDIPRLFEKGTYRFPLVCGHEFAGTVDLCGPDVEGFEKGQAVTVFPLIWCGRCSACERGNYAQCFDYSYLGSRENGAFAEYVVAPACNLLPVPEGVSLEEAAMTEPAAVALHALRRTGRNLTGLTVAVFGCGPIGLLAALWARLGGAAKILLFDVVEEKLSLARGLGFARVFSTKEEDPVRRIEIETMAQGADICIEAAGVPATLIQACSACGRGGHVVLLGNPATDVVLSAPLLSQMMRREVTVVGTWNSEYGVYTTSDDWHTTLSAMATGQFNVKPLISHKVPLVQAVEMLQAMHQRRVHSVKVLIAP, translated from the coding sequence ATGACAACTATGCATGCCCTTGTGCTCCACCAAGTTGGGGATGTGCGTTACGAGCCGATACCCTGTCCAGAGCCGGGCCCAGGCCAGGTAAGGATAAGGGTAGGCTATTGTGGGGTCTGCGGATCGGACATTCCACGGCTCTTCGAGAAAGGCACCTACCGATTTCCGTTGGTGTGCGGCCATGAGTTCGCCGGCACCGTTGATCTCTGCGGCCCTGATGTAGAGGGGTTTGAAAAAGGACAAGCGGTAACCGTTTTCCCACTCATCTGGTGTGGTCGCTGTTCTGCTTGTGAGAGAGGGAACTACGCGCAGTGCTTCGATTATAGCTATCTTGGCTCGCGTGAGAACGGAGCCTTCGCAGAATACGTTGTGGCGCCTGCCTGCAATCTCCTGCCGGTGCCTGAAGGGGTATCGCTGGAAGAGGCTGCAATGACCGAGCCGGCTGCCGTTGCCCTTCATGCGCTTCGGCGCACCGGTCGAAACCTCACCGGGCTTACTGTGGCGGTTTTCGGTTGCGGCCCCATTGGGCTGCTCGCGGCGCTCTGGGCGCGTTTAGGAGGAGCGGCGAAAATCCTCTTGTTCGATGTTGTAGAAGAGAAGCTCTCTTTGGCGAGAGGCTTGGGCTTTGCAAGGGTCTTTTCAACAAAGGAGGAAGATCCCGTAAGACGCATCGAGATAGAGACGATGGCACAGGGGGCCGATATCTGCATCGAGGCCGCCGGTGTGCCGGCTACGTTGATTCAAGCCTGTAGCGCCTGTGGGCGGGGTGGACATGTTGTGTTGCTGGGTAACCCGGCCACCGACGTGGTGCTGTCGGCACCGCTTCTTTCGCAGATGATGCGCCGTGAGGTCACGGTGGTTGGTACGTGGAACTCGGAGTATGGCGTTTACACCACCTCGGACGACTGGCACACCACGCTCTCCGCAATGGCCACCGGGCAGTTCAACGTGAAACCCCTGATCTCACACAAAGTGCCATTGGTGCAGGCGGTAGAGATGTTGCAGGCGATGCATCAACGAAGAGTTCATTCAGTTAAAGTGCTTATCGCGCCGTAG
- a CDS encoding HIT family protein, protein MIEQIWAPWRLQYIEAAGKSEQCIFCDFPAQGEAHDADNLIVHRSSHGFLILNAFPYSNGHLMVVPFRHTTSMEDYTDEELLDTMKLIRLSLRLLQIAYHPEGFNTGLNIGRVAGAGIANHLHWHIVPRWNGDTNFMTAVSGIRVIPERLENTYARLRQALPEALKLEKSEPGTS, encoded by the coding sequence ATGATCGAGCAGATATGGGCGCCCTGGAGGCTGCAATACATTGAAGCGGCGGGAAAGTCAGAGCAGTGTATCTTTTGCGACTTTCCCGCCCAAGGCGAAGCACATGATGCCGACAATCTCATCGTGCATCGAAGTTCCCATGGCTTTCTCATTCTCAACGCCTTTCCCTATAGCAATGGGCATCTCATGGTGGTACCCTTTCGACACACCACCTCGATGGAAGACTATACCGACGAAGAGCTTCTCGATACGATGAAACTCATCCGGCTAAGCCTGCGGCTTCTGCAGATCGCCTATCATCCAGAGGGGTTTAATACCGGACTTAACATTGGGCGCGTAGCTGGAGCCGGCATTGCGAACCATCTCCACTGGCATATCGTTCCACGCTGGAACGGAGATACTAACTTCATGACAGCGGTGTCTGGTATTCGCGTTATCCCTGAACGACTAGAAAACACTTACGCACGCCTTCGCCAAGCCCTTCCGGAAGCTCTCAAGTTGGAAAAAAGCGAACCAGGAACTTCCTAA
- a CDS encoding Gfo/Idh/MocA family protein: MAKKQLNVALIGYQFMGKAHSNAYRQVARFFDIEVEPVLKVICGRHEQKVRAAQERFGWQEYATNWEDVVARNDIDIIDIGTPNNTHAQIAQAALKAGKHVLCEKPLATTLEDARASYELAKKSGLVHGICHNYRFVPAVAYIAQLVREGRIGKVRHFRATYLQDWIVDPNVPLVWRLDKSIAGSGSHGDLNGHLIDTARFVMGTEFAEVIGLQETFIKKRPLLADTEGGLAGFKAAQDMGEVTVDDVTAFLARLENGATATFEATRLAPGRKNYHRWEINGEKGSIVFNQERMNEFEIYLTDDPQGVQGFHLVQSTESFMPYMSAYWPVAHIIGYEHTFINLVHDFLLAIVRGTPFTPNFEDGYRNQAVLSAVERSCETRQWTKPEK; the protein is encoded by the coding sequence ATGGCGAAAAAACAGCTCAATGTCGCCCTTATCGGCTACCAGTTCATGGGCAAAGCGCATAGCAACGCCTATCGGCAGGTAGCACGCTTTTTCGATATCGAGGTCGAACCCGTCCTCAAGGTGATATGCGGACGTCATGAACAGAAAGTACGGGCTGCTCAAGAGCGCTTCGGGTGGCAAGAGTACGCCACAAACTGGGAAGATGTGGTGGCACGAAATGATATTGATATTATAGACATCGGAACTCCTAATAATACCCACGCCCAGATCGCCCAAGCAGCTTTGAAAGCAGGCAAACATGTGCTCTGTGAAAAGCCGCTTGCCACCACTCTAGAGGACGCACGTGCCTCCTATGAGCTCGCTAAAAAGAGCGGTCTCGTTCACGGGATCTGCCATAACTATCGCTTTGTACCAGCTGTGGCCTACATTGCTCAACTCGTGCGAGAGGGGCGCATCGGCAAAGTGCGCCATTTCCGTGCTACCTACCTCCAAGACTGGATTGTAGACCCCAACGTGCCCCTCGTATGGCGTCTTGATAAAAGCATTGCCGGTAGCGGCTCGCATGGCGACCTGAACGGCCACCTCATAGATACCGCTCGATTCGTTATGGGCACCGAGTTCGCCGAAGTCATTGGGCTTCAAGAGACGTTTATCAAAAAACGCCCCCTCCTTGCCGATACCGAAGGAGGCCTGGCCGGTTTTAAAGCCGCTCAGGATATGGGAGAAGTGACCGTAGATGACGTGACGGCATTTCTCGCCCGACTAGAAAACGGCGCGACTGCCACTTTCGAAGCCACCCGCCTTGCTCCGGGGCGCAAAAACTATCATCGGTGGGAAATCAATGGAGAAAAAGGCTCCATCGTCTTTAATCAAGAGCGCATGAACGAGTTCGAAATCTATCTTACCGATGACCCCCAGGGCGTTCAGGGCTTCCACCTAGTTCAGTCCACCGAAAGCTTTATGCCCTATATGAGCGCCTATTGGCCGGTTGCCCATATCATCGGCTACGAGCATACCTTCATTAATCTTGTGCACGACTTCCTCTTGGCCATCGTGCGTGGAACCCCATTTACCCCTAACTTCGAAGACGGCTATAGGAACCAAGCTGTGCTCTCAGCCGTAGAACGTTCCTGCGAGACACGACAATGGACCAAACCTGAAAAGTAA
- a CDS encoding RBBP9/YdeN family alpha/beta hydrolase — MENRVVLILHGWGGNAPEHWQEHLYERLTAEQVPVYYPEMPNPSAPELNAWLSAIRREIGMIRDHHVGEPLTVVAHSLGCIAWIHLVSSCGTDADPIAERVLLVAPPYIMPQAPPTEAPAGVTSFYPLPIYPGVLHAVCPQTVLVASDNDDYATFDQSAGLAQALGIPIYKLEGAGHISPYYGYGKWPWVEEWCLGRAELPPQPR; from the coding sequence ATGGAAAATCGCGTTGTGCTGATCTTACATGGCTGGGGTGGCAATGCACCAGAGCACTGGCAAGAGCACCTATATGAACGGCTAACTGCTGAACAGGTTCCGGTGTACTATCCCGAAATGCCCAATCCGAGTGCTCCTGAGCTGAATGCGTGGCTCAGCGCGATCCGTCGCGAAATCGGCATGATTCGTGACCACCACGTGGGAGAGCCGCTCACCGTAGTAGCCCACAGCCTTGGTTGTATCGCCTGGATCCACCTCGTAAGCAGTTGCGGAACGGATGCCGACCCTATTGCGGAACGGGTTTTGTTGGTAGCTCCTCCCTATATCATGCCACAAGCCCCACCCACAGAGGCTCCTGCCGGCGTCACCAGTTTCTATCCACTGCCTATCTACCCGGGGGTGTTACACGCTGTTTGCCCGCAAACCGTTCTCGTTGCCTCTGATAACGACGACTACGCCACCTTCGATCAAAGCGCTGGCCTAGCGCAGGCTCTCGGCATCCCCATTTACAAACTTGAGGGGGCTGGCCACATTAGCCCCTACTACGGCTACGGCAAGTGGCCTTGGGTCGAAGAGTGGTGCCTAGGGCGTGCGGAGCTGCCACCACAACCACGCTAA
- the smpB gene encoding SsrA-binding protein SmpB: MSKQTKTASQNTKSRQVVAVNRRARHDYEIGETYEAGIALVGTEVKPLRAGRVNFQDAFCKIENGEAWLYNMHISPYEQGNRYNTDPKRRRKLLLHRYEIERLRAAAEQKGLTIIPLSIFFERGFAKVEIALARGKKLYDKRESIAERDREREALRQAAGRE, translated from the coding sequence ATGAGCAAACAGACCAAGACGGCTTCCCAAAACACAAAGTCCCGCCAGGTGGTTGCGGTCAATCGTCGTGCTCGCCACGACTATGAGATCGGTGAGACCTACGAGGCCGGTATCGCGCTGGTTGGCACCGAAGTGAAGCCGCTTCGAGCCGGCCGCGTGAACTTTCAGGACGCCTTCTGCAAAATCGAGAACGGTGAAGCCTGGCTCTATAACATGCATATCTCCCCCTATGAGCAGGGCAATCGCTATAATACCGACCCCAAACGCCGGAGAAAACTTCTCCTCCATCGTTATGAAATCGAACGTTTGCGCGCTGCCGCCGAACAGAAAGGCCTCACCATTATCCCGCTCTCCATTTTCTTTGAACGCGGTTTTGCAAAAGTGGAGATTGCCCTAGCGCGCGGAAAGAAACTCTACGATAAACGCGAAAGTATCGCTGAGCGCGACCGAGAAAGGGAAGCCCTTCGTCAAGCAGCCGGTCGCGAGTGA
- the lysS gene encoding lysine--tRNA ligase, translated as MNDERKPLIAAEEESASTTASRAEDATSATQEEQERTEETARRLAKLQALRAEGLDPFLIERYVRTHTASELTAETAVHWTLPDEQREQMEVSVAGRLTAQRVKGKVIFADIRDQSGRIQVYARRDDLGEVAFERFKDLDLGDFVGIKGYPFKTRTGEPTIHVREFTLLAKSLRPIPFGKQDAEGVVHGGLSDREERYRRRYLDLLVNPSSREVLTKRCKIVSAMRRYLDARGFLEVETPVLQLVAGGAAARPFITHHNALNHDFKLRISLELYLKRLIIGGYEKVYEIGRVFRNEGISTRHNPEFTLMELYQAYANLEDIMELVEDMYVAIATEVNGSPQLEVFGHSINLAQRPWPRLPILEGIYENTGIRPEELTSLDSAKAACRRIGVTFDLDKETNLGGLIEKLHEQYTQPKLIQPTFITDFPIETSPLAKRKPDNPALTRRFEIYIATQELGNAFSELNDPLDQRARFEAQVRQRAAGDEEAHPMDEEFLEAMEYGMPPTGGLGVGIDRLAMVLTGAESIRDVIFFPAMRPEKPHTQR; from the coding sequence GTGAACGACGAACGAAAACCGCTTATCGCCGCTGAAGAGGAGAGCGCCTCAACGACGGCCTCACGTGCCGAAGATGCCACGAGCGCAACGCAGGAGGAGCAAGAGCGAACCGAAGAGACCGCTAGACGCCTTGCCAAACTGCAGGCGTTACGTGCCGAAGGCCTCGACCCTTTTCTTATTGAGCGCTATGTACGTACCCACACCGCTTCCGAGCTTACCGCTGAGACGGCCGTTCACTGGACATTGCCGGACGAGCAGCGGGAGCAGATGGAGGTCTCCGTGGCTGGGCGCCTTACCGCTCAGCGTGTTAAAGGCAAGGTAATATTTGCTGATATTCGTGATCAAAGTGGACGCATACAGGTCTACGCACGGCGTGATGACCTCGGTGAAGTCGCTTTTGAACGCTTTAAAGACCTTGACCTCGGCGATTTTGTGGGCATCAAAGGCTACCCCTTTAAAACGCGCACCGGCGAGCCAACCATTCATGTTCGCGAATTTACTCTCTTAGCCAAAAGCCTTCGTCCCATCCCCTTCGGCAAGCAGGATGCAGAGGGCGTGGTGCACGGAGGGCTTTCCGATCGGGAGGAGCGCTATCGCCGTCGCTACCTCGATCTGCTGGTAAACCCCTCTTCGCGTGAGGTGCTTACCAAGCGTTGCAAAATCGTCTCCGCCATGCGTCGCTATCTCGATGCCCGCGGTTTCCTGGAGGTAGAGACCCCGGTACTGCAGTTAGTTGCAGGTGGGGCCGCTGCCAGGCCGTTTATTACCCACCATAACGCGCTCAATCACGATTTTAAACTGCGCATCAGCTTAGAGCTCTACCTTAAGCGACTTATTATTGGCGGCTACGAGAAGGTCTACGAGATCGGCAGGGTGTTCCGCAACGAGGGCATCTCTACGCGCCACAATCCTGAATTTACCCTCATGGAGCTTTACCAGGCCTATGCCAATCTCGAAGATATCATGGAGTTGGTGGAGGATATGTACGTTGCCATCGCTACGGAGGTAAACGGCAGTCCTCAACTTGAAGTCTTTGGGCACTCCATTAACCTCGCCCAACGCCCCTGGCCACGTCTCCCCATTTTAGAGGGTATTTATGAAAACACCGGCATAAGGCCCGAAGAGCTTACCTCCCTCGATAGCGCCAAAGCAGCCTGCCGTCGCATTGGGGTGACCTTCGATCTCGACAAGGAGACGAATCTAGGGGGGCTTATTGAGAAGCTCCATGAGCAGTATACCCAGCCTAAGCTCATTCAACCCACGTTCATCACCGATTTCCCCATAGAGACGTCGCCGTTAGCCAAACGCAAACCGGATAACCCCGCGCTCACACGCCGATTCGAGATTTACATCGCCACCCAAGAGCTTGGCAACGCCTTCTCCGAACTTAACGATCCCCTCGATCAACGGGCACGCTTTGAGGCTCAGGTACGTCAACGCGCCGCCGGAGACGAAGAGGCACACCCCATGGACGAGGAGTTTTTAGAGGCCATGGAGTACGGAATGCCGCCCACCGGAGGACTTGGCGTAGGTATCGATCGCTTGGCCATGGTGCTTACCGGCGCCGAGTCGATTCGGGACGTGATCTTCTTTCCTGCGATGCGGCCGGAAAAACCCCACACGCAACGATAG
- the greA gene encoding transcription elongation factor GreA: MSEDSEIVLTPGGHAKLRQRLDYLRNVQRPDIARRLRAAKEGDDLTENSEYETAKQEQALVESEILELGHLLQMARVVDDESIPTDHVGIGSIVAMTNLESGARWEFTLVSSAEADPDHNLISDESPIGKAVMGKKVGDIVSIRVPKGIMNYRIESIRK, translated from the coding sequence ATGTCTGAAGATTCTGAGATCGTGTTGACCCCAGGAGGTCATGCTAAGCTGCGCCAGCGGCTCGATTATCTGCGCAATGTGCAGAGGCCTGATATCGCTCGCCGTCTGCGCGCCGCCAAGGAAGGCGACGACCTCACGGAGAACTCAGAGTACGAAACCGCTAAACAAGAGCAAGCTCTTGTCGAAAGCGAGATTCTCGAACTCGGCCATCTTCTTCAGATGGCCCGGGTGGTAGACGATGAATCTATTCCCACGGACCACGTGGGCATCGGCTCCATTGTGGCAATGACCAATTTGGAAAGCGGCGCACGATGGGAGTTCACTTTGGTGAGCTCGGCAGAAGCTGACCCTGATCACAACCTCATCTCCGACGAATCACCCATCGGCAAGGCCGTCATGGGAAAGAAGGTAGGAGACATCGTCTCCATTCGTGTGCCCAAAGGGATCATGAACTACCGCATCGAGAGCATTCGCAAGTAG
- a CDS encoding acetylxylan esterase translates to MPVFEMPLEQLKRYQGRNPKPDDFDAYWHRALSEMRSIDPQVELIPHPTKASFAECFDLYFTGVGGSRVYAKYLRPKAAPKPHPALLMFHGYSGSSGDWTDKLPYVAQGFAVAALDCRGQGGRSENIEGVRGPTLRGHIIRGLDDHPDKLYYRAVFLDTAQLANIVMSFPEIDADRVGATGGSQGGALTLACAALEPRIRKAAPVFPFLCDYLRVWEMDLAVGAYEEIRTFLRQFDPRHEREQEIFTRLGYIDCQHLAPRIRAEVLMLTGLMDTICPPSTQFAAYNKIESPKRMILYPDYGHESLPDSADILFDFFADL, encoded by the coding sequence ATGCCCGTTTTCGAGATGCCTTTAGAGCAGCTAAAACGCTACCAAGGCAGAAACCCCAAACCCGATGATTTCGATGCCTATTGGCACCGTGCACTCTCCGAAATGCGCAGCATCGACCCACAGGTGGAGCTTATTCCTCACCCAACCAAGGCGAGCTTTGCCGAATGTTTCGACCTCTATTTCACCGGTGTAGGTGGCTCGCGCGTCTATGCGAAATATCTTCGTCCAAAGGCCGCCCCAAAGCCTCATCCAGCCCTCCTCATGTTCCATGGTTATAGCGGATCGAGTGGCGATTGGACCGACAAACTGCCTTACGTGGCACAAGGCTTCGCGGTAGCAGCACTGGATTGTCGTGGACAGGGAGGCCGCTCGGAAAACATCGAAGGGGTTCGTGGCCCCACCCTGCGTGGGCACATCATTCGTGGGCTAGACGATCACCCCGACAAACTTTACTATCGCGCGGTATTTCTTGACACAGCCCAGCTCGCCAACATCGTGATGAGTTTTCCAGAGATTGATGCCGATCGCGTCGGCGCTACCGGCGGCTCACAAGGGGGCGCACTCACTCTTGCCTGTGCTGCTCTCGAGCCGCGCATCCGAAAAGCTGCCCCCGTGTTTCCTTTTCTCTGCGACTACCTGCGCGTTTGGGAGATGGATCTCGCTGTCGGCGCCTATGAAGAGATACGTACCTTTCTTCGACAGTTCGACCCACGCCATGAAAGGGAGCAGGAGATATTTACACGGCTCGGCTACATAGATTGCCAACATTTGGCGCCGCGCATTCGGGCCGAGGTGCTTATGCTTACCGGTCTCATGGATACTATCTGCCCACCGTCCACACAGTTTGCCGCCTATAACAAAATCGAATCGCCCAAACGCATGATCCTTTACCCCGACTACGGGCACGAGAGCCTCCCCGATTCAGCCGACATCCTCTTCGACTTTTTTGCCGATCTCTAA